The following are from one region of the Cetobacterium somerae ATCC BAA-474 genome:
- the rpsK gene encoding 30S ribosomal protein S11 produces MAKKKVAKIKKKLKNIPNGVAHIHSTFNNTIVAITDVEGKVVSWKSGGTSGFKGTKKGTPFAAQIAAEQAAHIAMENGMKKVEVKVKGPGSGREACIRSLQAAGLEVTKITDVTPVPHNGCRPPKRRRV; encoded by the coding sequence TTGGCTAAGAAGAAAGTAGCTAAAATCAAGAAGAAATTGAAAAATATTCCTAACGGAGTAGCTCATATACACTCAACTTTCAACAACACAATAGTAGCAATTACTGATGTGGAAGGTAAAGTAGTAAGCTGGAAATCAGGAGGAACTTCTGGTTTTAAGGGAACTAAAAAAGGAACTCCATTCGCAGCTCAAATCGCAGCAGAGCAAGCAGCTCATATTGCAATGGAAAACGGAATGAAGAAGGTTGAAGTAAAAGTGAAAGGACCTGGATCAGGTAGAGAAGCATGTATAAGATCTCTACAGGCAGCAGGATTAGAGGTTACAAAGATAACTGACGTAACTCCAGTTCCACACAACGGATGTAGACCACCAAAAAGAAGAAGAGTGTAA
- the rplQ gene encoding 50S ribosomal protein L17, whose protein sequence is MNHNKSYRKLGRRADHRKAMLMNLTISLILSDRIETTVTRAKELRKFAERMVTLGKKGTLAHRRQAFAFLRSEEAVAKLFNDLAPKYAERNGGYTRIIRTSVRKGDSAEMAIIELV, encoded by the coding sequence ATGAACCACAATAAATCATATAGAAAGTTAGGGAGAAGAGCTGACCATAGAAAAGCTATGTTAATGAACTTAACAATATCTCTAATTTTATCAGATAGAATAGAAACTACTGTTACTAGAGCAAAAGAGCTTAGAAAGTTTGCTGAGAGAATGGTTACTCTTGGTAAAAAAGGAACTCTTGCGCACAGAAGACAAGCTTTCGCTTTCTTAAGAAGCGAAGAGGCTGTAGCTAAGTTATTTAATGATTTAGCACCAAAGTACGCTGAGAGAAACGGTGGATACACAAGAATCATCAGAACTTCTGTAAGAAAGGGAGATTCTGCTGAGATGGCTATAATCGAATTAGTTTAA
- a CDS encoding cold-shock protein: protein MLKGTVKWFNKEKGFGFVTCEEGKDYFVHFTGIIGDGFRTLEEGQNVSFIVEEGNKGPIAKEVTAA from the coding sequence ATGTTAAAGGGAACTGTTAAATGGTTTAACAAAGAAAAAGGATTTGGTTTTGTAACATGTGAAGAGGGGAAAGATTATTTCGTACACTTTACTGGAATTATCGGGGATGGATTTAGAACTTTAGAAGAGGGTCAAAATGTTTCATTTATCGTAGAAGAAGGAAACAAGGGACCAATAGCTAAAGAAGTAACTGCAGCTTAA
- the rpsM gene encoding 30S ribosomal protein S13: MARIAGVDIPRNKRIEIALTYVYGIGKPTSQKVLTEAGVNFDTRVKDLTEEELNKIRAIVETIKVEGDLRKEIRLAIKRLMDIRCYRGSRHKMNLPVRGQKSKTNARTRKGPKKPIKR; this comes from the coding sequence TTGGCTAGAATCGCAGGAGTAGATATTCCTAGAAACAAAAGAATAGAGATTGCTCTAACTTACGTTTACGGAATTGGAAAACCAACTTCACAAAAAGTATTAACAGAAGCAGGAGTAAACTTTGACACTAGAGTAAAGGATTTAACTGAAGAAGAGTTAAACAAAATCAGAGCCATTGTTGAAACTATCAAGGTAGAGGGAGATCTTAGAAAAGAGATCAGACTTGCAATAAAGAGACTTATGGACATCAGATGTTACAGAGGTTCAAGACACAAGATGAACTTACCAGTAAGAGGACAAAAGTCAAAAACAAATGCAAGAACTAGAAAAGGACCTAAAAAGCCTATAAAGAGATAG
- the rpmJ gene encoding 50S ribosomal protein L36, with product MKVRVSIKPICDKCKVIKRHGKIRVICENPKHKQVQG from the coding sequence GTGAAAGTAAGAGTATCAATTAAGCCTATTTGTGACAAATGTAAAGTTATCAAGAGACACGGGAAAATCAGAGTAATCTGTGAAAACCCTAAGCACAAACAAGTACAAGGATAA
- the rpsD gene encoding 30S ribosomal protein S4, which produces MARNRQPVLKKCRALGIDPVVLGVNKSSNRGPRPNANRKPTEYAIQLNEKQKAKFIYNVMEKQFRKLYDEASRKDGVTGLTLIQYLERRLENVVYRLGFAKTRRQARQIVSHGHVAVNGRRVNIASYRVKAGDVVSVIENSKNIELIKSAVEEKTVPAWLELDKANFAGKVLQNPTKDDLDFDLNEALIVEFYSR; this is translated from the coding sequence ATGGCAAGAAATAGACAACCTGTTTTAAAGAAATGTAGAGCTCTTGGAATCGACCCAGTTGTTTTAGGAGTTAACAAATCTTCTAATAGAGGGCCAAGACCAAATGCAAATAGAAAGCCTACAGAGTATGCAATTCAGTTAAACGAAAAGCAAAAAGCTAAATTTATATACAATGTAATGGAGAAGCAATTCAGAAAATTATATGATGAGGCTTCAAGAAAGGATGGAGTTACTGGTTTAACTTTAATCCAATATTTAGAGAGAAGATTAGAGAACGTAGTTTACAGACTAGGATTCGCTAAAACTAGAAGACAAGCTAGACAAATAGTGTCTCACGGACACGTTGCTGTTAACGGAAGAAGAGTTAACATCGCATCTTATAGAGTAAAAGCAGGGGATGTAGTATCTGTAATTGAGAACTCAAAAAATATCGAGTTAATCAAATCTGCAGTAGAAGAGAAAACAGTTCCAGCATGGTTAGAGTTAGATAAAGCTAACTTCGCAGGAAAAGTTCTTCAGAACCCAACTAAAGACGATTTAGATTTCGATTTAAACGAAGCTTTAATAGTTGAGTTCTATTCAAGATAA
- the coaE gene encoding dephospho-CoA kinase (Dephospho-CoA kinase (CoaE) performs the final step in coenzyme A biosynthesis.), with protein sequence MILGLTGGIGSGKSTVSKIFLSMGIKVFDADLIAKDILETEQVKEEIKEKLGKEFINLKSNSVDKELLKKEVFNNSKKLNILNGIVHPRVVDIYKKKYLEFKDKKEIVIFDVPLLFEVNLERYCDKVIVVDIDLKVQIERIKNRDNIDVALINKIIAAQMSREERNIKADILIENNGSLEELKQKIEKIIKDIERGKI encoded by the coding sequence ATGATATTAGGATTAACTGGTGGCATAGGAAGTGGAAAATCTACAGTTAGTAAAATCTTTTTATCTATGGGAATTAAAGTTTTTGATGCTGATTTAATAGCTAAAGACATTTTAGAAACTGAACAAGTAAAAGAGGAAATAAAAGAAAAACTCGGAAAAGAGTTTATAAATTTAAAAAGTAATTCTGTAGATAAAGAATTATTAAAAAAAGAGGTTTTTAATAACTCAAAAAAATTAAATATATTAAATGGAATAGTTCATCCTAGAGTTGTAGATATATATAAAAAAAAATATTTAGAATTTAAAGATAAAAAAGAGATTGTAATTTTTGATGTTCCATTATTGTTTGAAGTTAATTTAGAGAGATATTGTGATAAGGTAATAGTTGTAGATATAGATTTAAAGGTCCAAATAGAAAGAATTAAAAATAGGGATAATATTGACGTTGCTCTAATAAATAAAATAATAGCTGCTCAAATGTCTAGAGAAGAAAGAAATATAAAAGCAGATATTTTAATTGAAAATAATGGAAGTTTAGAGGAGTTAAAACAAAAAATAGAAAAAATAATCAAAGATATAGAAAGAGGAAAAATATGA
- a CDS encoding DNA-directed RNA polymerase subunit alpha, with protein sequence MLKIEKHAKGINITELKTSDFSGQYVIEPLYRGYGHTIGNALRRVLLSSIPGAAVKGVRIDGVLSEFSVMEGVKEAVTEIMLNVKEVVIKAETAGERKMTLSAKGPKTVTAADIIPDIGLEIVNPDQIICTLTTDREIDMEFIVDTGEGFVVAEEIEKKDWAVDFIAVDAIYTPIRKVSYSVQDTMVGRMTDFDKLTLNIETDGSVEIRDAISYAIELLKYHLDPFLDLGNRMDHLRVDLEEEEETPTSTAKADDVLNTRIEELDLTVRSFNCLKKAGIEEVGQLARMSMNELLKIKNLGRKSLDEILEKMKELGFDLNGNGSVE encoded by the coding sequence ATGTTAAAAATAGAAAAACATGCTAAGGGTATTAACATTACCGAATTAAAAACAAGTGACTTTTCTGGTCAATATGTTATAGAACCTTTATATAGAGGATATGGACATACAATTGGTAATGCTTTGAGAAGAGTTTTACTATCATCTATACCTGGTGCTGCCGTTAAAGGTGTTAGAATCGACGGAGTACTAAGCGAGTTTTCAGTTATGGAAGGTGTTAAAGAGGCTGTAACTGAAATAATGCTAAATGTAAAAGAGGTAGTAATAAAGGCAGAAACTGCTGGAGAAAGAAAAATGACTCTTTCTGCAAAGGGACCTAAGACTGTTACAGCTGCTGATATAATACCAGATATCGGATTAGAGATTGTAAATCCAGATCAAATTATTTGTACATTAACTACAGATAGAGAGATCGATATGGAATTCATAGTTGATACTGGTGAAGGATTTGTTGTTGCTGAAGAGATAGAGAAAAAAGATTGGGCTGTAGATTTTATAGCAGTTGATGCTATATATACACCAATCAGAAAAGTATCTTACTCAGTTCAGGATACAATGGTTGGAAGAATGACTGATTTCGATAAGTTAACTTTAAACATAGAAACAGACGGAAGTGTTGAGATAAGAGATGCTATTTCTTATGCAATAGAGCTTCTAAAGTATCATTTAGATCCGTTCCTTGACTTAGGGAATAGAATGGATCACTTAAGAGTAGATCTTGAGGAAGAGGAGGAAACTCCTACATCAACTGCTAAGGCTGATGATGTATTAAATACAAGAATAGAAGAGCTAGATTTAACAGTTAGATCATTTAACTGTTTAAAGAAAGCTGGAATAGAGGAAGTTGGACAGTTGGCAAGAATGTCAATGAACGAACTTCTAAAAATAAAGAATCTAGGAAGAAAATCACTAGATGAGATCCTTGAAAAGATGAAAGAACTTGGGTTCGATCTAAATGGAAATGGATCTGTAGAATAA
- the infA gene encoding translation initiation factor IF-1: protein MSKKDVIELEGTILEALPNAMFKVELENGHTILGHISGKMRMNYIKILPGDKVTVQISPYDLSRGRIVYRKK from the coding sequence ATGTCGAAAAAGGATGTTATCGAATTAGAAGGAACTATATTAGAGGCCCTTCCAAATGCGATGTTTAAGGTTGAATTAGAAAATGGACACACAATTTTAGGGCACATCTCTGGTAAAATGAGAATGAATTACATTAAAATTTTACCTGGAGACAAAGTAACGGTACAAATTTCTCCATATGATTTATCTAGGGGAAGAATAGTATACAGAAAAAAGTAA